A DNA window from Planctomycetota bacterium contains the following coding sequences:
- a CDS encoding DNA topoisomerase VI subunit B, with protein MMMGKDAALMSKPRSKPGKSRGVSGAEGAAEVGSSKKGKSRGATAEEMGSRQRDISVSEFFAKNRHLLGFDNPRKALLTTVKEAVDNSLDACEEGGILPELAVVIEDLQPDRPATAKSSRYRITVIDNGPGIVRKQVENIFGRLLYGSKFHRLKMSRGQQGIGISAAGMYGLITTGRPMQIVTKVKTGEPAHRIELAMNTKTNRAEVTDDAETKDFPPAKLRDLTSGSRSLAATGDFLSAISFPTGTCVSIELEGRYQKGRGSVDEFLELTGIANPHARISYVPPSRESGADDDELLPVDAAAGMVETGGDKVEVTSEHHGVIIFPRAVEELPPETREIQPHPKGVELGTLLQMLKEYEAAEKGSLYKFLQEQFCRVSAATAGTLCEAAGATSRTRAGDIEPPQAEKLYKAFQEIRLGPPPVDCLAPIGVRQLLAGMLKGVRAEFYAASSREPEIYRGRPFQIEAAIAFGGELPAEETSRVIRFANRVPLLFQQSACSSFKAVAETGWKNYGLTQPRGSTPTGPLVILIHMASVWVPFTSESKEAIADYDEIRKEMKLALMECGRKLGSYLRKRQTMRREGERRDVFERYIGEVSKALHHIHGADARKVYDALLAQAKHRTRKADQVLNEDGKVVKEEDPGDQEGVIVVEEAIPMIDVGASAAPAAEKTKVERAAKPAGSKRSAAPAAAKRKRTGRTDDSPTLFEAD; from the coding sequence ATGATGATGGGCAAGGACGCCGCGTTGATGAGCAAGCCACGATCAAAGCCAGGAAAATCCCGCGGAGTCTCCGGCGCCGAAGGCGCGGCCGAAGTCGGATCGTCGAAGAAGGGCAAAAGCCGCGGCGCCACCGCCGAGGAGATGGGTTCGCGCCAGCGCGACATCTCCGTCAGTGAATTCTTTGCCAAGAACCGCCACCTGCTGGGCTTCGACAATCCGCGCAAGGCCCTGCTGACCACGGTCAAGGAAGCCGTGGACAACAGCCTCGACGCCTGCGAGGAGGGCGGAATTCTTCCCGAACTCGCGGTGGTCATCGAAGATCTGCAGCCCGACCGGCCGGCCACCGCCAAGAGCTCGCGCTACCGCATCACCGTCATCGACAATGGCCCCGGCATTGTCCGCAAGCAGGTCGAGAACATCTTCGGCCGGCTTCTCTATGGGTCCAAGTTCCATCGATTGAAGATGAGCCGCGGCCAGCAGGGCATTGGCATCAGCGCCGCGGGCATGTACGGCCTGATCACCACGGGCCGCCCGATGCAGATCGTCACCAAAGTCAAGACGGGCGAGCCGGCGCATCGCATCGAGCTGGCGATGAACACCAAGACCAACCGCGCCGAGGTGACCGACGACGCGGAGACCAAGGATTTTCCCCCGGCGAAGCTTCGCGATCTGACCTCGGGCTCCCGCTCGCTCGCCGCGACCGGCGACTTCCTGAGCGCGATTTCGTTCCCCACGGGAACCTGCGTCTCCATCGAGCTCGAGGGGCGCTATCAGAAGGGGCGCGGATCCGTCGATGAATTCCTTGAGCTCACGGGCATCGCCAATCCGCATGCGCGAATCAGCTATGTGCCGCCCTCGCGCGAGAGCGGCGCGGACGACGACGAACTGCTTCCGGTCGACGCGGCGGCGGGAATGGTGGAGACCGGCGGCGACAAGGTCGAGGTGACTTCGGAGCACCACGGCGTCATTATTTTCCCGCGCGCGGTGGAGGAGCTTCCACCGGAAACCCGTGAAATCCAGCCCCATCCCAAGGGTGTGGAACTGGGCACGCTGCTGCAGATGCTCAAGGAATACGAGGCGGCGGAAAAAGGATCGCTCTACAAATTCCTGCAGGAACAATTCTGCCGGGTCTCTGCGGCCACGGCGGGAACGCTTTGCGAGGCCGCCGGCGCCACCAGCCGGACTCGCGCGGGAGACATCGAGCCGCCGCAGGCGGAGAAGTTGTACAAGGCCTTCCAGGAGATCCGGCTCGGCCCGCCGCCGGTCGATTGCCTGGCGCCGATCGGAGTCCGGCAATTGCTGGCGGGCATGCTCAAGGGCGTCCGCGCCGAGTTCTACGCCGCGAGCAGCCGCGAGCCGGAGATCTACCGGGGCCGTCCCTTCCAGATCGAGGCGGCGATCGCCTTCGGCGGCGAGTTGCCCGCCGAGGAGACCAGCCGCGTGATCCGCTTCGCCAACCGCGTGCCGCTGCTCTTCCAGCAAAGCGCCTGCTCCAGCTTCAAGGCCGTGGCGGAAACCGGCTGGAAAAACTATGGTTTGACGCAGCCCCGGGGCAGCACCCCCACGGGGCCGCTGGTGATCCTGATCCACATGGCCAGCGTGTGGGTGCCCTTCACCAGCGAGTCCAAGGAGGCGATCGCCGACTACGACGAGATCCGCAAGGAGATGAAGCTGGCCCTCATGGAATGTGGCCGCAAGCTCGGCAGCTACCTGCGCAAGCGCCAGACCATGCGCCGCGAGGGGGAGCGCCGCGACGTCTTCGAGCGCTACATCGGCGAGGTCTCCAAGGCGCTGCACCACATCCACGGCGCCGACGCCCGCAAGGTCTACGACGCGCTGCTGGCGCAGGCCAAGCATCGCACCCGCAAGGCCGACCAGGTGCTCAACGAGGATGGCAAGGTCGTGAAGGAGGAGGACCCCGGCGACCAGGAGGGCGTGATCGTGGTGGAGGAAGCCATCCCCATGATCGACGTGGGCGCGAGCGCGGCGCCGGCCGCGGAGAAAACCAAGGTTGAACGAGCGGCGAAACCGGCAGGTTCCAAGCGCAGCGCGGCGCCCGCGGCCGCCAAGCGGAAGCGGACCGGCCGCACCGATGATTCCCCCACGCTGTTCGAAGCCGACTGA
- a CDS encoding DNA topoisomerase IV subunit A, translating into MAKKISRQVNTKARDVATQKKILTLAEGVTKAALGGKEPIVSVPTRSRSNTIWNKKRGILEMGKATQERQLFNLNQAKIFMQTLLHSGSIKDLIEADKTLSLRGMFYKGLHTVAGTKEKTFVDQDESDGILEDLEVSLTALREELHIFAKKAGTIVGNITLVDSGDEIDCRRMGSGGYAIPSIVEPDVIQFKKCEAKFILHVEKNTVWSRFNEDRFWEKHNCILTEGGGQPPRGVRRLLRRLHEELKLPVYCLLDCDPWGHYIYSVLKQGSISLAFESERLAIPEAKFLGIRSKDYKACGLSDDVQIALNDNDIKRAKEIMAYPWFQGHKTWQKEIEGLLTNGFKMEVESLITKDISYVTEEYVPSRLKAKDWLE; encoded by the coding sequence ATGGCCAAGAAAATTTCCAGGCAAGTCAACACCAAGGCCCGCGACGTCGCGACGCAGAAGAAGATCCTCACCCTCGCCGAGGGCGTGACCAAGGCTGCACTGGGCGGCAAGGAGCCCATCGTGAGCGTGCCGACGCGCTCACGCTCCAACACGATTTGGAACAAGAAGCGCGGCATCCTGGAAATGGGCAAGGCGACGCAGGAACGCCAGCTCTTCAACCTGAACCAGGCCAAGATCTTCATGCAGACGCTGCTGCATTCCGGATCGATCAAGGACCTGATCGAGGCGGACAAGACGCTGAGCTTGCGCGGAATGTTCTACAAGGGCCTGCACACCGTGGCGGGCACCAAGGAGAAGACCTTCGTCGACCAGGACGAGTCCGACGGCATCCTCGAGGACCTGGAAGTCTCGCTCACCGCGCTGCGCGAGGAGCTGCACATCTTCGCGAAGAAGGCCGGCACCATCGTCGGCAACATCACCCTGGTCGACTCGGGCGACGAGATCGACTGCCGGCGGATGGGCTCGGGGGGCTACGCCATTCCCAGCATCGTCGAGCCCGACGTGATCCAGTTCAAGAAGTGCGAGGCGAAGTTCATCCTGCACGTCGAGAAGAACACCGTGTGGAGCCGCTTCAACGAGGACCGCTTCTGGGAGAAGCACAATTGCATTCTCACCGAAGGCGGCGGCCAGCCCCCGCGCGGCGTGCGCCGTTTGCTGCGCCGGCTGCACGAGGAATTGAAACTGCCCGTCTACTGCCTGCTCGATTGCGATCCCTGGGGGCACTACATCTACAGCGTGCTCAAGCAGGGTTCGATCTCACTGGCCTTCGAGAGCGAGCGGCTCGCCATCCCGGAGGCGAAATTCCTGGGGATCCGCTCCAAGGACTACAAGGCCTGCGGCCTGAGCGACGATGTGCAGATCGCTCTCAACGACAACGACATCAAGCGCGCCAAGGAGATCATGGCCTACCCGTGGTTCCAGGGACACAAAACCTGGCAGAAGGAAATCGAGGGGCTCCTCACCAACGGCTTCAAGATGGAGGTGGAGTCCCTGATCACCAAGGACATCTCCTACGTGACCGAGGAGTACGTGCCGTCGCGCTTGAAGGCCAAGGACTGGCTCGAGTGA
- the ndk gene encoding nucleoside-diphosphate kinase yields METTLIILKPDAVQRNLMGRILARFEDKGLQIVGCKLMRISQKLAAEHYKDHVSKPFYAGLVRFMTGNPVLVLAVRGIGAIAVSRGMMGATFGSKAAAGTIRGDFGVSNSYNLIHGSDSPEAAARELGIFFKAEELLDYTRVGDSYVYDSTGSKPE; encoded by the coding sequence ATGGAAACCACGCTCATCATCCTGAAACCCGACGCCGTTCAACGCAACCTGATGGGGCGGATTCTTGCCCGCTTCGAAGACAAGGGACTGCAGATCGTCGGATGCAAATTGATGCGCATTTCGCAGAAACTTGCCGCCGAACACTACAAGGACCACGTGTCGAAGCCCTTCTACGCCGGGCTGGTTCGATTCATGACCGGCAATCCGGTTCTGGTGTTGGCGGTGCGCGGCATCGGCGCCATCGCGGTCAGCCGGGGGATGATGGGCGCGACCTTCGGCAGCAAGGCCGCCGCCGGCACGATTCGCGGCGACTTCGGCGTGTCCAACAGCTACAACCTCATCCACGGTTCCGACAGCCCGGAGGCCGCCGCCCGCGAGCTCGGCATTTTCTTCAAAGCCGAGGAACTCCTGGATTACACAAGGGTCGGCGACAGCTACGTCTACGACTCGACCGGCAGCAAGCCCGAGTAA
- a CDS encoding two-component sensor histidine kinase yields MDSIPAILVGALIGAVLASIAAAGSLRRRADRALAAERRAQSAERLAELGSMTSGLAHEIKNPLSTLTLNAQLLREEVLDSELPEPVRATAIKRADALARESSRLKDILSDFLRFAGRIKLDPQPRDLRELVQELADFFHPQAERAGVLLRVDTPSAPAILAIDAGLLKQAILNLIINAVQAMCPEGQAAAGERRGELLLRVEAMPAGRTGEGGYRLDVIDTGPGIEPSRLPTIFRPYASTKPGGSGLGLATTRRIVEEHGGRVEVFSDPSKGTCFSLFLPQNHSSQSLAFKRDGTYSSVT; encoded by the coding sequence ATGGATTCCATCCCCGCCATTCTGGTTGGCGCCCTGATCGGCGCGGTGCTGGCGAGCATCGCCGCTGCGGGATCCCTGCGCCGCCGCGCCGACCGCGCTCTGGCCGCAGAGCGCCGCGCGCAGTCAGCCGAGCGCCTGGCGGAGCTGGGCAGCATGACCAGCGGGCTCGCCCACGAAATCAAGAATCCCCTCTCCACGCTCACGCTCAACGCCCAGCTGCTGCGCGAGGAGGTCCTGGACTCCGAGCTGCCCGAGCCGGTGCGCGCCACCGCGATCAAGCGCGCCGACGCGCTGGCCCGCGAGTCGAGCCGGCTGAAGGACATCCTGAGCGACTTCCTTCGCTTCGCGGGGCGCATCAAGCTGGATCCGCAGCCGCGCGACCTGCGCGAACTGGTGCAGGAGCTCGCGGACTTTTTCCATCCGCAGGCGGAGCGCGCCGGCGTGCTGCTGCGGGTCGACACGCCCTCGGCGCCCGCCATCCTGGCGATCGATGCCGGGCTCCTGAAACAGGCGATCCTGAACTTGATCATCAACGCGGTCCAGGCGATGTGCCCGGAGGGGCAGGCGGCGGCGGGCGAGCGCCGCGGCGAGTTGCTGCTGCGCGTCGAGGCCATGCCCGCGGGCCGCACGGGCGAGGGTGGCTACCGGCTCGACGTCATCGACACGGGCCCCGGCATTGAGCCCTCGCGCCTGCCGACGATCTTCCGTCCCTACGCCAGCACCAAGCCGGGAGGCAGCGGCCTCGGACTGGCGACCACGCGGCGTATCGTGGAGGAGCACGGAGGCCGGGTGGAGGTCTTCAGCGATCCCTCCAAAGGCACGTGTTTTTCGCTTTTTCTACCCCAAAATCACTCGAGCCAGTCCTTGGCCTTCAAGCGCGACGGCACGTACTCCTCGGTCACGTAG
- a CDS encoding cold shock domain-containing protein — MSNENEFVNVHGTVKWFDPRKGFGFVIGPQGEDIFVHFSTIEQEAGFRTLRDGEAVIYSATKGPKGWSATKVQSNRVPTKSETPTS, encoded by the coding sequence ATGAGCAATGAGAATGAATTCGTCAATGTCCACGGCACAGTGAAGTGGTTCGATCCGCGAAAAGGTTTTGGATTCGTTATTGGGCCCCAGGGCGAGGATATTTTTGTCCATTTCTCCACCATCGAACAGGAAGCCGGCTTTCGAACTTTGCGCGACGGCGAGGCGGTCATCTACTCCGCGACCAAGGGCCCCAAGGGCTGGTCCGCGACCAAGGTTCAATCAAACCGCGTGCCCACCAAGTCCGAGACTCCCACCTCCTGA
- the rpsO gene encoding 30S ribosomal protein S15, whose amino-acid sequence MISIAARKKVVTDNRRHAKDSGSPEVQVAMLTERIVSLQDHFRANKKDHSSRRGLVLMVGQRNRLLKYLAGIDRERYNALIHKLGLRK is encoded by the coding sequence ATGATCTCGATTGCAGCCCGAAAGAAAGTCGTCACCGACAACCGCCGCCACGCCAAGGACTCCGGAAGCCCCGAGGTCCAGGTGGCGATGCTGACCGAGCGGATCGTGTCCCTCCAGGACCATTTCCGAGCCAACAAGAAGGATCACAGCTCCCGACGGGGCCTGGTTCTCATGGTCGGGCAGCGCAACCGCCTGCTCAAATATCTCGCCGGCATCGACCGCGAGCGATACAACGCGTTGATTCACAAGTTAGGTCTGCGAAAGTAA
- the pnp gene encoding polyribonucleotide nucleotidyltransferase produces the protein MSKHVPTSVECQVGGRTFKLETGKIAKLASGAVVATYGDTVVLATAVRAAPRLGIDFFPLTCDYREKYTAVGRFPGGFRKKEGAPSEKEVLTMRMMDRPIRPLFPDGFVDEIQLQCLVLSHDGQSDSDVIACTAASAALSITDAPFQGPIATVRVGRLQTETGLQFVINPTVAQLEFSDLDLVLSGHKDGVNMIEVGAAEISEADMLAAIRYGYEQGIQPILKLIDELRVKSNAPAPVMGTLTLPSAEIMTKVKSVVGEEMKKARQIHGKSDRNAEIDRLRKWMLDTHFAVAPGLTYTEHCAADKANRDAKEAFRILEKKMTQDLAGNQGIRPDGRGLREIRPLEMAVGLLPRTHGSAMFQRGETQSIVTCVLGTIKDEQIIDGLMPEYAKKFYLHYYFPPFCTGEAGRITGPGRREIGHGALAERSLLAILPNPEDFPYTIRIVSEITESNGSSSMASVCGGCLAMMDAGVPIKATCAGISVGRFTSKDGKVTHVTDIIGEEDFFGEMDFKVSGTREGITGIQLDLKARGLGFEEIATIFAQAREGRLQLIDKIEAVIAKPRDEMSKFAPRITKVKIDPEKIGKLIGPGGKTIRSLQERTGAQIDVEEDGTVFIACSDAAKAAQAKLEVEALGAEIKVGSVFEGKVVAVKEFGAFVELVPGTDGMCHISELAHGFVKNVLEHVKIGESIKVKVINVDENGRIKLSRKALLTPETAQAN, from the coding sequence ATGTCAAAGCACGTTCCAACCTCAGTCGAGTGCCAAGTTGGTGGCCGCACGTTCAAATTGGAGACCGGCAAGATCGCCAAGCTCGCCTCGGGCGCCGTGGTGGCGACCTACGGAGACACCGTGGTCCTGGCCACCGCCGTCCGCGCCGCGCCGCGCCTGGGCATCGATTTCTTCCCGCTGACCTGCGACTACCGCGAGAAATACACCGCCGTGGGCCGCTTCCCGGGTGGCTTCCGCAAGAAGGAAGGCGCGCCCTCCGAAAAGGAAGTGCTCACCATGAGAATGATGGACCGGCCGATTCGTCCACTCTTTCCGGACGGATTTGTCGATGAAATCCAGCTGCAGTGCCTGGTGCTGAGCCACGACGGCCAGAGCGATTCAGATGTGATCGCCTGCACCGCCGCCAGCGCCGCGCTCTCGATCACCGACGCTCCATTCCAGGGTCCGATCGCCACCGTGCGCGTGGGCCGACTGCAAACGGAAACGGGACTTCAGTTCGTCATCAATCCGACCGTCGCCCAGCTTGAATTCAGCGACCTGGACCTGGTCCTCTCCGGACACAAGGACGGCGTGAACATGATCGAAGTCGGCGCTGCCGAAATCAGCGAGGCCGACATGCTCGCCGCGATCCGCTACGGCTACGAGCAGGGCATCCAGCCCATCCTGAAGCTGATCGATGAGCTTCGCGTCAAGTCGAACGCTCCGGCGCCGGTGATGGGCACATTGACGCTGCCCTCCGCGGAGATCATGACCAAGGTCAAGTCCGTGGTGGGCGAGGAGATGAAGAAGGCCCGCCAGATCCACGGCAAGAGCGACCGCAACGCCGAGATCGATCGTCTGCGCAAGTGGATGCTCGACACCCACTTCGCGGTGGCTCCCGGCCTGACCTACACCGAGCATTGCGCCGCCGACAAGGCGAACCGCGACGCCAAGGAGGCCTTCCGGATCCTCGAGAAGAAAATGACCCAGGATCTCGCGGGAAATCAGGGCATTCGCCCCGACGGCCGCGGCCTGCGCGAGATTCGTCCGCTGGAGATGGCCGTCGGCCTTCTTCCGCGCACGCACGGCTCCGCCATGTTCCAGCGCGGCGAGACCCAGTCGATCGTGACCTGCGTCCTCGGCACCATCAAGGACGAGCAGATCATCGACGGCCTGATGCCGGAGTACGCGAAGAAGTTCTATCTGCACTACTACTTCCCTCCCTTCTGCACGGGCGAGGCCGGCCGCATCACCGGACCGGGCCGCCGCGAGATCGGACACGGGGCCCTTGCCGAGCGCAGTCTGCTCGCCATCCTTCCAAATCCGGAGGACTTCCCCTACACCATCCGCATCGTCAGCGAGATCACCGAGAGCAATGGCTCGAGCTCGATGGCCAGCGTGTGCGGCGGCTGCCTGGCGATGATGGACGCGGGCGTGCCCATCAAGGCCACCTGCGCGGGCATCAGCGTCGGGCGCTTCACCTCCAAAGACGGCAAAGTGACCCATGTCACCGACATCATCGGCGAAGAGGACTTCTTCGGCGAGATGGACTTCAAGGTCAGCGGCACCCGCGAGGGCATCACCGGCATCCAGCTGGATCTGAAGGCCCGCGGCCTCGGCTTCGAGGAGATCGCCACTATCTTCGCGCAGGCCCGCGAAGGCCGCCTGCAACTCATTGACAAGATCGAGGCGGTGATCGCCAAGCCCCGCGACGAGATGTCGAAGTTCGCCCCGCGCATCACCAAGGTCAAGATCGACCCGGAGAAGATCGGCAAGCTCATCGGACCGGGCGGCAAGACCATTCGCTCGCTGCAGGAGCGCACCGGCGCCCAGATCGACGTGGAGGAGGATGGCACCGTGTTCATCGCCTGCTCCGACGCCGCCAAGGCCGCGCAGGCCAAGCTCGAGGTCGAGGCGCTGGGCGCCGAGATCAAGGTGGGCTCGGTCTTCGAGGGCAAGGTGGTCGCGGTCAAGGAGTTCGGCGCCTTCGTCGAGCTCGTGCCGGGAACCGACGGCATGTGCCACATCTCCGAGCTGGCGCACGGCTTCGTCAAGAACGTGCTTGAGCACGTCAAGATCGGCGAGTCGATCAAGGTAAAGGTGATCAACGTCGACGAGAACGGTCGCATCAAGCTGAGCCGCAAGGCGCTGCTGACTCCCGAGACCGCGCAGGCGAACTGA
- a CDS encoding sigma-70 family RNA polymerase sigma factor — translation MRQRNRPSVRRNSRAAEKNSASLTAEEEALMREIMAEPMDYMDSPEFRVPGAEKKIYEKPAAIRFADVTWYRPLIDQATGGKPGERKHKKEGSVLLTAAQERVIFLQFNYARYRVRLLQDELAGRTPTTEQAREILRWHRTARGYRAQIAEINLALVLAMAKRVPLGESDYADLIGEGNMALMRSVDKFDCGRGFKFSTYGCRAILKAFSRFGIKLQKYRQRFPGEFDPQFERSNHLELLRSAHEKDSAAEVRYMITRNSAELSDVEQKVIFHRFGLDAAAPQVQLTLEQVGQMIGVTKERVRQIQNRALEKLKDALITLRGERPPLTHN, via the coding sequence ATGAGGCAGCGCAACCGCCCATCCGTGCGCCGGAATTCCCGCGCCGCCGAAAAGAACTCGGCCTCCCTGACCGCCGAGGAAGAGGCGCTGATGCGCGAAATCATGGCCGAGCCCATGGACTACATGGACTCGCCCGAGTTCCGCGTGCCCGGGGCCGAAAAGAAAATCTACGAGAAGCCGGCCGCCATCCGCTTCGCCGATGTGACGTGGTATCGCCCCCTGATCGATCAGGCGACCGGCGGTAAGCCGGGCGAGCGCAAGCACAAGAAGGAAGGCTCGGTCCTTCTGACCGCCGCCCAGGAGCGGGTCATTTTCCTGCAGTTCAACTATGCCCGCTACCGGGTGCGCTTGCTGCAGGACGAACTTGCCGGCCGGACCCCCACCACGGAGCAGGCCCGAGAGATCCTGCGCTGGCACCGGACCGCGCGGGGCTACCGCGCCCAGATTGCGGAGATCAATCTGGCCCTGGTGCTGGCCATGGCCAAGCGCGTGCCGCTGGGCGAAAGCGATTACGCCGACCTGATCGGCGAGGGCAACATGGCCCTGATGCGCTCGGTCGACAAGTTCGACTGCGGCCGCGGCTTCAAGTTCAGCACCTACGGATGCCGGGCCATCCTCAAGGCGTTCAGCCGCTTCGGCATCAAGCTGCAGAAGTACCGCCAGCGCTTCCCCGGCGAATTCGATCCGCAGTTCGAGCGCTCGAATCATCTCGAGCTGCTTCGATCCGCCCACGAAAAAGATTCCGCCGCCGAGGTGCGCTACATGATCACCCGCAACAGCGCCGAGCTGAGCGACGTCGAGCAGAAGGTCATCTTCCATCGCTTCGGGCTGGACGCCGCGGCCCCGCAGGTCCAGCTCACCCTGGAGCAGGTCGGGCAGATGATCGGCGTCACCAAGGAGCGCGTGCGGCAGATCCAGAACCGCGCCCTTGAAAAGCTCAAGGATGCGCTGATCACCCTGCGCGGTGAGCGTCCCCCGCTCACGCACAACTGA